From Desulfoplanes formicivorans:
TGAGGGGAATGTCGTGGTCCATGGCCCAGAGGGCGGCCTGGGAGTTGGCCAGGATCATGAACTCGCTGACCAGTACCTGGGCCCGGTTTTCCGGCGGTCCCGGTTCCATGACCACTTCGACGTCCTCATGCGTGTGGTTGAGCATGATCCGGGGATCAGGCTGCTGCATGATCACGGCGCCCTGTTGGATCCGGTTGGTCCGCAACATCTGAGCCAGCTCGTCGGCTGCCTGAAGCATGGGATCGGGATGATCGGAAACCAGATTTTCCTGAACCTCGTCATAGGTCAGATTGTGTTGCAGCCGCACCCATTGGTGTCGGGGCCTGCACGCAAGGGGGTTGCCCAGGTGGTCCAGGTGGATTTCGAAAAGCAGGGCCGGCCTGTCCTTGCCCGCATGCAGACTGAAAAAATCATTGCCCAGATCCCGGGGGAGCATGTTGGCGGTTCCCTCGGGCAGGTAGATGGATGAGAACCGTTCCATGACTGCTTTGTCCAGGGAGGACCCGAATTCCCATGCCAGACCGGGGCAGGCCAACACGATTTCCAGATGAAAGCCGTCTTTGGTCCGCTCGATAAAGAACCCGTCGTCAATGTCTCTGGTGGAGGCCGAGTCAATGCTCACCGCTCGGGTATGGGTGACTGGTTGGGCCATGGTCAGGACCCGGGCTCGCAGGTTGTCGATGTCCCGGGCAAAAGGCGCTGACCATATTTCGTCTTCCCACTCGTACCCTGCTTGGTCCAGCAGATAATTGTAATGGGGGGGCACTATTCCCCACGCCTGGGCAAGATGCAGGGCCAGAAAGGGAATGTCCGGAATCCCCGCGGTCATCTTTTTCCAGACGGCCTCGGTTTCGCCGTGTTCGCGCAACCCGATGCGATCTATGAGAATCTGTCGGAGTTGTCGGGCGGTTTCCGCATCCGGGGTGGTGGACAGAACCGCGCTGTTTTGATGCACCTTCCATAATTGTTTGAAAAAGGCCTGGCCTTCGGCCACCAGACGCTCCCGTTCCTGGGTCCTGCGCATTTCCTCGGTCC
This genomic window contains:
- a CDS encoding ribonuclease catalytic domain-containing protein; the encoded protein is MPLSSLSPLHPGTIVEYIQNNQTVMGCVQELRAARVKLVNINQREMKLPLARILPWTGPSLPEASSRSDILQTMKALEAQRQELGRDIDPMELWELAQGEISQASIAWLAGLLWEDPGANEKAALGRKLLATKTHFKFSPPHFEIYSQETVTRRTEEMRRTQERERLVAEGQAFFKQLWKVHQNSAVLSTTPDAETARQLRQILIDRIGLREHGETEAVWKKMTAGIPDIPFLALHLAQAWGIVPPHYNYLLDQAGYEWEDEIWSAPFARDIDNLRARVLTMAQPVTHTRAVSIDSASTRDIDDGFFIERTKDGFHLEIVLACPGLAWEFGSSLDKAVMERFSSIYLPEGTANMLPRDLGNDFFSLHAGKDRPALLFEIHLDHLGNPLACRPRHQWVRLQHNLTYDEVQENLVSDHPDPMLQAADELAQMLRTNRIQQGAVIMQQPDPRIMLNHTHEDVEVVMEPGPPENRAQVLVSEFMILANSQAALWAMDHDIPLIFRTQNISLPKESAGIWSAPCDIFRLIKCMGPSIMEATPKRHAALGVDAYAPITSPLRRYADFINSAQILAALTSDQFPWTSESIKAVLPRISARAQAVGRIQRFRPRYWKYLFFRQQAKQRNWTGEVVEHNERMVTLALTQEQLFLRAPTSLFGDKVRLGQRFTIRLGKVDPLNNELHIAEAWEA